The sequence below is a genomic window from Pempheris klunzingeri isolate RE-2024b chromosome 12, fPemKlu1.hap1, whole genome shotgun sequence.
attttgtttgcctgtacatattttttttatttatttatctattctgCCTTATTTATGTATATGCCTTGCCGGGAGTATGCAACATTTCGTTATGCCTGCATAACGACAATAAagaaacttgaacttgaacttgaacttgtagtgttggctccctttatgatgtcataaggggatctgctcctgataacacaaagctgttgaAGCGCTTGCAGATTGTTCTATGCCTCCAAAATGGAGCGTTTTAATCCATGTAAACCAATTGTAGTAGGACCTCAAAATACAATCAAGTTCAGTAAGTATGAGCTTGAAACCGAGCATCATACGGGACCTTTAAGTTACTATTTATGTAGATTTTGAAATCTTGTGTTTAATTTGTGCTGTTTATATTTTAGCACTTTTCCACTCCTGATATTCTAAATTAAGAACTAGTTTTGTCAGCATCTGCTTCGGGCAGTTCATTCTTCTGTGTGTCGTCGCATCAGTTTGGGCAAGCGAGTAtacaaagaggagaggatgcagacgctgaagagcaggaggaagaggaggaggaagaggaggagggtaaaCACTCACTGTCCCAGCGTGGGCTGAATCTCGGGGACAGGGCCCAGGCTGATTTGCTGGAGGGCACGGAGGAAGCGTGCACTCTGGCGTAGTACCACTCCCTGGAGTCAGAGGTCACGCCGCTGAGGTCACACTGATGCTGCTGGATCCCCTGACAGCCGTTCACGTCCAGCCACTGAGACTCGCCAtaactgaggaggagagagaggaacagacaTCGAGTCAATGTCTGCTTCATATAGTTTTTGCAGTGGTGGGAGCGAGGAACGCTTTATCCTCTGAAGGTCTCTTTTGTTCAGTATGTACTTCTTTGGatgaaaaaatactgtaaacaaCTAAAAACGAGAGGTGACACAGtgaatgtttgcattttattaaatgtacATCTACTGCACATTAAtctctacagtatgtgtgtgtgtgtgtgtgtgtgtgtaaaggctCACATCTTCCACTGGATGTAGTACTGCAGGGAGGTACCGTTGGGGGGCCGAGTCCAGCGCAGGATGTTTTTATAGTCCACAGAGTCAAACTTCACCTGGGTGGGTGGAGCGAGCGTCACTGGAACTGAGCAAGTTATTGATTACGTGGTTATTAAGTCAGAATGAGCATCAATTATGTATACAGACAAAAGGAGACATTTGTTAGTTGGTTAATAACATTATATTGGTGCTTTTTATACAGAAGCTCCTTAGTATAAACTAAGTAAAATGGGTCTAACTACAGAAAAATTGGTTAAAAAAATGAGGGAAAAGAAGTGTTTGAGAAGCTTTTGAAGGATTCGTGACGCCTTTCACCTTGTAGGAAACATTAGCTGTGATCCAGGTCGTTTCTCGTATCTAAACAAACTGCAGTTAAATACGATTAGAGGTTTAAGTGGATTAATTGAAGAATTATGTTATGATCATTATTAATTTTatagtttggtttttttaatttttgtttttttattttcagttagTTTCCTGacagggtttttttcttttcagctcagtttttattggtttcagtattagttgttttttttttattattattattattgttgttatcatAATATGGCAGGCATTTGTCAGGGGGTTCAGAATTGATAttacaaaagaaacacaacactttgTAAGGACAGCCATCCCAGTCTCCATAAATAAATGCACCAGCAACCTCCCAATCTTGTTGACAAATTTAACCAAATTGACAAAAATTCAACAGTTCTTGAATATAgattttacttgtgttttgtAAACACATAGTATTGTTTCATTTAAGTTtggcaaaatgtttttcacacaaaagtcttaacttttagtttagttttacttCACTACAACTGTGATCTGGACATTTTTTCCTCCTGACTCTCACACTGCAGCCTCATCAGTGTGTGCCAGTGTTCCTGAAAACACagggcttgttttttttccaacataaCACTGAATTTAGTTCCTCGAAAATTCTCCAAATCAGACGTCATTCTCTCCTGATCCGGGCCTAACGTCGGTACAATCTCAACCTGTTCTTAAATCATCAATCATCCCAGAATGTAGCGTTTCACAACATGCCATGATGCTTCGGTAAATAACGCAAGGTGTTCAGATAAGGCATTTATGACTCCTGTTGTTGGTTAGTTGGCTTTTATTATAGTCCAATAAATCTTAAATTACACTCCTTTGGTCTGTGATAGCATCCATAAATCTCTGCTTTCAAACTCAACCCTGTGATTTTCAAAAAGCTGTAATCTGAGAAGGAATTTGGAGATTTAAGGTCATATTTTACGTAATTAAATCAGCACTGATCAGATAATAACAGCACTATAATCCACATACATCATgaaacataaatagaaatatgaatgtaCCGGAGGTTACCTCTCTCGGCGCCACAGACAACGAGGCTCCCCAGCAGCACGGCTCCGAGCAGCAGACGGGTCATGGcggtgatgctgctggtggaCGACAAACGGACCAACAAACACAACGGCCCCCACTGGACTGATGCTGCAGGCAACACCCCCGCCTTTAACATACCATCACTTCCCCTTTTCAATTCCATGATGCATGGACCATTTATGGCATTTTGGACACACTGGGGACTCTGTTACATGTCATGAtgcagaggttttttttttttttttttttacagaagtACATGTTTGTGCAATTTCCATGTGACACGTTTCAGTTACAAAACACTGATGGACGACCTCACCAGTGTCCAAGACTGCTCTGTGCTACACCTCAGACCCTGATCGCAATGGTGTGTTTCATCTGGTAAAGATGGTTTAACAGTCTTGGAGCTGAATCAGTCCTTGCCCAGGCTTGTGCTTGATTCATCAGGTGATGTCACACAATGGcacttattgaaaaaaaaacagataaaaatttaaattagcAGATAAAACGTTGGTATTCATCAATATCGTGGTTCTTAAGCTTTTGATGTGATGCACGACTCCAGGACCCTGAatcaaagcagctaaatggaatttgGCCATCATCAATTGTATTATTTACACGTTTGTCCTGCTATgaaaaagccctttgtttttctcttaaaGGGCCTATTTGCTCTCTGAAGGTTAGAAGAATTACCACACTGACTGCTGttcaaacatttcactgaaagcATCAACAGTTTAGGGGAAATGTGCAACATCATGAATCAGCAACAACCAGCCGTTAATgttgtgtgtgagggagaaagaggggaggggtGACATCTTATCTACTTCTTTTCTCGCACTTCGTGTTTCCACTCCGTGTTAATCATTAATTATGCTCTTAATGAGTTCATTTTGAAACTTTGAAATTAGCAGCTGTTGAgatgattttgttatttttatgaaGTGCAGAACATTAACCTGAAGCCTGACTGTGCAAATGTAGATTCATATTCTGTGGAATATGTGAGCTGGTGTTGATTAATTGATCCGTGATATCAGACAAACCACCACTGCTGCAGATTACCAGAAACTCTGAGCTCTTCCACCAGGTACCCAGAATCATTTGAGGATACACACCTAATAGTGAAGTCGGTTACTGACTGTTACTGGAAACGAAAAAGATCTCCCTACTCCCACACACAGGGCAAAGAGGAAGGAAACCTAACTAACACACatcaatgcaaacacacagacaaaagaggTCTCCCCTCGTCACTTAAATTACTGGTTTCAGAGGAAGGAACAACGTGGATTGCTCAAATGTCATGAAACATGGTGATGTGTGCTTCTTCCTTTATATACTAACGCTTCATGACAGAACGTGGACATGAGATCTGAACAGCTGGTCACACCCACAGCAGTCCCACAGGAGGCTATCATTTGGCTGCTTAATTACTCTAAGACCAACTTTCCTTCCTTAATGGGCAGCACTTCACATACAGTAATTTggtgaacacaacacaatatgTGTTGAGATTGAGATTTGGGACACACATCTGTCACGAGTCACGGCATCTCATCTTGTTTTTTAACCACATCCTTCCTTTAAAGAGGATACAAAcaggaaaaggcagaaaaaccACATATATTATCTTTATTGAAATGGTACAAAAACGATGAAAATGACGCCTGAAAGAAGGTACAGGGTTAACCAGACAGGTGCTTAGAGAGAAGAATGAACAGTTAAATAGCAGGATTCAAAGAGAATCAAACGCTTGAGTTTAACTGGTGGCACTGATTTGAATTTTGCAACTGGAAATGTATGGACTGAAACATTTTGCACAAATAAAAGCACCATTTTCACGTGTTCCGTActcagtgcatttaaaaaaaaaaaaaaaaaagtgtacttTGATACCATCAGTCAGACTGAGCGTTCATACATTCAGCAGGAAAatataaacataacaaaaatataacatCAATTTAacatctttatatttttctgtatcATTTAACACATATAGAAGCAAAAAAAATTAACTGCAGATCTCAAACTGCActacatgcatttaaaaatcaggtgaataaaaaatacattttcccaaTTCTAATCCTTTGTCCCTCTGTTATAAATGTTCAATCATCTCTCTGCCAAATAaatgtcataataataataacacaaagaaTTTATGAGCATGCATACATTTACTTAGACAAATGTAATAGTAGTATTAATATTACTACTAGCATAAAACTGCGCTCGACTGTTCGCTTGTGGGGCGACGCATTTCCAGTTAATATCTTATTCATGCCTTCctcgttctcctcctcctccaccagcaggtaagggaggtgaagaaggaggtgcttttgttttgctctgtatTCGCTCATTTTTTCTGAGCAAATCTGAGGGACATGATCACATTCATCTAcctattcattcattcatctaatTCAACTCTACCAGAACATATGCTCAGAGGTGAACAAATGACACATTGCAAGAGTTCAAAACGCTCAAACTTCTGCTTCAGTGTGACTTTAAGGTGCTATCAAAAACCAACGGTTCTCATTCAGATAGAACAAAACAGATATTCACAATAGAATAAACTTACTGTTCCACAGGAAACAGTATTTTGACCACTCAGCACAGTAACTGAGGAATATGCTAGAATATACCTGCATGCATGAATCAGAGGAATATATGTTACTGGATTATAGACAGATTTTTACGGACCAGTTTGGaaatattattatgttattaggTGATTTAGCACAGTTAAGGCCCTTTTGATTTGCGTGAAGTATTGACAGTAGCATTTGTACATGCTGGCGCTAACAGGTAACAAATGAAGGATCAGTTGTTTATCTAGTGCTAAGTGCTACAAATGGATATAAAATATGACGTTGTGAGTGGCACAAGTTTTGGTCCTACTCTGCATTTTTTCCCCTGATGTGCTGCTAGGACACAGCTTGGCCACCTATTTCTAGGTAATCCTAGAAATCTATAAAGATTACAGATTTTCTGTACAGTGGTCACCTGAACAGCCCACGCTGGAGCTTCACATgaacacttcctgtctcttACATGTCTCATGCAGACGCACTGAATGTGCCTCTGCTTGTCTGTTGGGAGGTTGTAATgtacaggtgctggtcatataattagaatatcatgaaaaagttgatttatttcagtaattccattcaaaaagtatttgtatattatattcattcattacacacagactgatatatttcaagtgtttatttcttttaattttgatgattataactgacaactaatgaaaaacccaaattcagtatctcagaaaattagaatattgtggAAAGGTTCAATATTGAAGACACCTGGTGCCACactctaatcagctaattaactcaaaacacctgcaaaggcCTTTAAATGGTCTCTCAGTCTAATTCTGTAGGCTACACAATCATGGGGAAGACTGCTGACCTGACAGTTGTCCAAAAGATGACCATTGACACCTTGCACAAGGAGGGCAAGACACAAAAGGTCATTGCTAAAgaggctggctgttcacagagctctgtgtccaagcacattaatagagaggcgaagggaaggaaaagatgtggtAGAAAAAAGCGTACAAGCAATAGCGATAACCGCAACCTGGAGAGGATTGTGAAACAAAATCCATTCAAAAATGTGGGGGAGATTCACAAAGAgtggactgcagctggagttAGTGCTTCAAGAACCACCACGCACAGACATATGCAAGACATGGGTTTCAGCTGTCGCATTCCTTGTGTCAAGCCACTCTTGAACAAGAGACAGCGTCACAAGCGTCTCGCCTGggctaaagacaaaaaggactggactgctgctgagtggtccaaagttatgttctctgatgaaagtacattttgcatgtcctttggaaatcaaggtcccagagtctggaggaagagaggagaggcacagaatCCACGTTGCTTGAAGTCGAGTGTAAagtttccacagtcagtgatggtttggggtgccatgtcatctgctggtgttggtccactgtgttttcttaggtCCAAGGTCAACGCAGCCGTCTACCAGGAAGTTTTTGAGCACttcatgcttcctgctgctgaccaactttatggaaatgcagatttcattttccaacaggacttggcacctgcacacagtgccaAAGCTACCAGTACCTGGTTTAAGGACCAGTTCTTAATTGACCAGCAAACTCGCCTGAccttaatcccatagaaaatctatggggtattgtgaagaggaaaatgcgaTACGCCAAacccaacaatgcagaagagctgaaggcCACTATCAGAGCAACCTGGGCTCTCACAACACCTGAGCAGTGCCAAAGACTGATCGACTCCATGCCACGCCGCATTGCTGCAGTAATTCAGGCCAAAGGAGCCCCAACTAAGTATTGAGTGCTGTACATGCtcatacttttcatgttcataccTTTCAGTTGGCCAACATttctagaaatcttttttttgtatcagtcttaagtaatattctaattttctgagatactgaatttgggtttttcattagttgtcagttataatcatcaaaagtaaaagaaataaacacttcaaatatatcagtctgtgtgtaatgaatgaatataatatacaaatttcactttttgaatggaattactgaaataaatcaactttttcatgatattctaattatatgaccagcacctgtacTGTAGCTGCTTTCTCATCCATTAGCACTGTTGCATCTGTGTGAGAAGTTTGCAATGGTCGCAACACACAACTCTCAGAAATTAAGTGATTAACAGGTGTTACTACACTGCGGACATTCTGGTGACTGATTTGGTTTGGGGGTGTTCTATCTCACAACTGTTAGGCCATTCGTCTGGGATAACGCTGGCTGTGATTGCTTTGCaggaaaatatttcacaaaagcTGCTTTAGcaatagaaacacaaagaaaatgtaactgATGTCAAGGAGCAAGCAGCAAGAGGACCCTTGTTCTCTTTGTACTTGACAGTGAGATGGTCGGACAAGAAAATTGACACAGACTGAAGCACCTGATATTTGTAACCACGACTCTCCTGCgagtaaaatatttatattttactttgtgtttgaagtttattcttattcttgttcttttggagctgtgtgtaacaaaaagcaatttcccacTGGGGATTATtgaagtaattctgattctgattctgattctgagttGCTGTTGTGAGAGTTTTCAGTTATAATAGTAGGTGCCTACAGGACTGTGCCGTTGTGCTCGTTTGACCTAATGTCAAACATTCAATGTTTGCAATGTAACTAAGTTCCACCTTCAGCCACGATAGCCCTTGACGAGTTCATCTGGTCCTACCTCAACTAGCACCTCACGTCTCTCATAACCGGAGGCTGGCTCGCTGGACTGCggttcctcctcttcatcaaaGTGTCTGCCATGTGTGTACAAAGATCCTTCGGCATCCCCTGCCGTCACGACATCACTCCCATCTTCATCCTCGATCCCGATGGACAGACGGAGGTCTTGCTCTGGAGAGGGAGTAACAGTGGGGGTGCTTTCTGTCTGTTCTATCAGTAGTTGTGTGGGTGTGGTGGGCTCCACTTCTGGCACAAAGATCTGCTCTTGAACCACTTGCATGGTCAGCCGCTTCACTCGTTCCCCAAATGTCTTTAGCACACAAAGAAGAAATGTTAAATCATTGTTCAAATTTCAAAACCTGTTGCTTCAATGGGAATTAACTCTACTAGCACATTCAAACTGaatcatttctattttaatgATGCTCATCAAATAAAACCGGAGTCGGTGGGAGGAACATACCACAGAGTCTGGTAAAGAACTTAAGGATTTGGTCTTTCTTCGGAACACCATAAAGACGACCAGAGCCACTATCATTGCTGTCGAGGCCAAAAACAAGACGATGTAGACGTAGGTGTAATCTAGACAAAAGAGACGTCAAAGACAATCCATTTAGAGACAGACTACACAGACAGTCTAACCAAACAAGGCAGTGATAGCTCTCACTCATTCAGAGCCGAGCTAAGTTACTGCCAGTGCTAAccactcaactcaactcaacagGTGGCTACACAATTACCCCATTAAATATGTGGCCTTTCCTGTGTGATACAGTGCCTCAGTTCTTAGCATGACGCATTTAGCAGCCCATAGCAAGTGCATTTTGcaaaatatgggacctttaatggTCTGGTAGAAGGAATATAATGcattttttgaacattaaaccatgtaaacctgttcgAGTAAGAACTCCAAATACAAGtacaaactttaaaatgagcagaaagtgGGACCTTTTTTCATTCGTTATGTTCATTGTGGATGTGACAGACTATTATGTGCGTTTATTTGCATGTATGTAGGGAGGCTTTTTTCTTTATCTACCAAAGAGAGGGTCCGACAGATAATCTTGGCAACTATTCTGATTTCCCTGGGtacatatttaaattttaacatatttaaagTAACGACATCCTTGTGTCTGCGAACCCACTTCCAAATAAGTTAATGCTTATTTCCAGCCGGAACCCTGAATTAGATGTGGACAATATGGCCAAAATCTATCACGGTTTAAGTAATTTATATCATGGTAACGGTATATGTCACAATGCAGTAattgttttatacatttattttatgcatttaaatgGTTTATTAACTTAACTGGAGTAAGTTCAAATCAAATggatttgattatttttcctCTAGTAATTCACCTTAAATACCAGCCATTGGTGCTGTTGCATGCCTTGGGTGTCGCTTGTTTcagcaatttaaaacatcaCATTATGCATCAGGTTAAAGAAAACATATTGACTCAACCTGGTTTTTCTAATGGCAGTGCGCAGTATTCCTGTGTGGCTTTAACTATCATCTTCTGCAGCTCTCCCGTGACCATCAGGCAGTGTTTCTCCTGTGCAGCGTCCACTGCAAGcttcttctcacacac
It includes:
- the LOC139210967 gene encoding interferon gamma receptor 1-like, which codes for MDLMGGFYPVFLCVLWLRAAAGYVEQPTNVTLHCHNLHNVLGWSHNQLSTPGLRFKVDIGSVLKISPSVLWVNSTPPLQVDLSSLSDPSNDYYLTVTAVIGQNESEPAPQNGLSFSYYQDSLAEQKCFVDLPPVNVTAQDDHSILFRFTHPWNILKPKLKKKKRNDFWMSKELPVFKYSVVITNQKEYPHSFSCVESVCEKKLAVDAAQEKHCLMVTGELQKMIVKATQEYCALPLEKPDYTYVYIVLFLASTAMIVALVVFMVFRRKTKSLSSLPDSVTFGERVKRLTMQVVQEQIFVPEVEPTTPTQLLIEQTESTPTVTPSPEQDLRLSIGIEDEDGSDVVTAGDAEGSLYTHGRHFDEEEEPQSSEPASGYERREVLVEVGPDELVKGYRG
- the il22ra2 gene encoding interleukin-22 receptor subunit alpha-2 yields the protein MTRLLLGAVLLGSLVVCGAERVPVTLAPPTQVKFDSVDYKNILRWTRPPNGTSLQYYIQWKIYGESQWLDVNGCQGIQQHQCDLSGVTSDSREWYYARVHASSVPSSKSAWALSPRFSPRWDTIISPPVLKLNITEQGIVVRVKPSRMLVRKMHSSLHYKIHLIHSSGEEEVFEMDSNKLILRGLNHKAKYCLQAQTVIPRQAKTSTRSSVKCVKTL